The following proteins are co-located in the Carassius gibelio isolate Cgi1373 ecotype wild population from Czech Republic chromosome A21, carGib1.2-hapl.c, whole genome shotgun sequence genome:
- the LOC127941610 gene encoding histone-lysine N-methyltransferase EHMT1-like isoform X11: protein MASMKTEPSSLANGNSGKRESMKSEGTKESRTDQEEGGDEDHLNGQADPLRETTELNGTYENMDTKRTEQNQSAQGSPARSSTMENGLSETKPPHGSTVGSNGYILSKQQEDTVSAPHRTNWSPIGGSTLGHGTKSSPTSASTLRSPDQGSSNSAASPGPSPSERQPETETKNGIVSNTSPPTIHRARKTMSRPASNQTLKLLNRENKEPVMVKDDSLGKPEAVQPPPSPIQNQLPQSQTDTTSVLNTTPAKPQTVAAVSRKKKRKMGMYSLVPKKKNKVLKQRTVLEMFQRMSQSPPNPQSKETVHVNGERIENESDEEESEEGEDTEEDEELVRVDGAKSSQEGPKIDSVSQPLEEEHESEESPEGEEEGDESDLSSESSLKKKWKKKVKGDHAWLRPSRKRKRKLKAKTEGLSGMESQSQSESQSSPSALSENRKEYKEVPLDSLNLAAQEALLTSQSTAVSGSVESTDTDMVQELPLCSCRMEMPKSREILTLADRKCMATESIDGQGVFMECQPEVNISHRFHRACASVLNGQSFCPHCGEEVSKAKEVTIAKADTTSTVPLTHGSCKPSTSEGKADTTTGGSTRHAILGEGKADSTLHKLPQTQDTSVSPLGFRTGPVVGSGTGPPPGPPKETLESVLLALDAEKPKKLRFHPKQLYISAKQGELQKVLLMLVDGIDPNFKMESQNKRTPLHVAAEAGHQEVCHMLVQAGANLDMCDEDQRTPLMEACENNHLDTVRYLLRAGAIVSHKDVEGSTCLHLAAKTGHFGIVQHLLSTGLVDINCQDDGGWTAMIWATEYKHVDQVKLLLSKGADINIRDKEENICLHWAAFSGCVEIAEILLDAKCDLNAVNIHGDSPMHIASRESRLDCVNLFLSRGADISLKNKEGETPMECSSQNSKVWTTLQASKKQREANINQTDPVEKLLNRDIARGYEKVPISCVNAVDSEPCPDNYKYVPDSCVTSPMNIDKNITHLQYCVCKDDCSSASCMCGQLSLRCWYDKESRLLPEFCNEEPPLIFECNHACSCWRTCKNRVVQNGLRIRLQLFRTQMMGWGVKTLQDIPQGTFVCEYVGEIISDAEADVRENDSYLFSLDSKVGDMYCVDARFYGNISRFINHHCEPNLFPCRVFTSHQDLRFPHIAFFACKNISAGDELGFDYGDHFWDVKGKLFRCQCGSSKCKHSATAVAQRQADSTPGDQQPSTLPDTSSSTPSSPS from the exons CCCTCCAGTTTGGCCAATGGGAATTCAGGCAAGAGGGAAAGTATGAAGTCCGAGGGGACAAAAGAGTCTCGCACTGATCAAGAGGAGG GAGGAGATGAAGATCACTTGAACGGGCAAGCCGACCCTCTCAGAGAGACCACTGAGCTGAATGGGACTTATGAAAATATGGACACAAAGAGAACTGAACAGAACCAGTCTGCACAAGGGTCCCCAGCCCGATCCTCAACCATGGAGAATGGACTGTCAGAGACCAAGCCGCCCCACGGCTCTACAGTGGGCAGTAATGGATATATTCTAAGCAAACAGCAGGAAGACACAGTGTCAGCCCCACACAGGACTAACTGGTCTCCCATTGGGGGTTCCACATTGGGGCATGGGACTAAAAGCTCGCCAACTTCAGCTTCAACATTGCGATCCCCAGATCAGGGTTCTTCAAACAGTGCTGCAAGCCCAGGGCCGAGCCCATCAGAGAGACAACCGGAAACAGAGACTAAAAACGGCATAGTATCGAATACATCGCCACCAACAATACATCGCGCACGCAAAACTATGTCAAGGCCGGCCTCAAACCAGACACTAAAG CTTTTGAATAGGGAAAATAAGGAGCCAGTCATGGTGAAAGATGACAGTCTGGGTAAACCAGAGGCAGTGCAGCCTCCGCCATCTCCAATCCAGAATCAGCTACCTCAAAGCCAAACTGACACCACATCTGTACTGAACACCACACCAGCAAAGCCACAAACAG TAGCAGCCGTGTCaaggaagaagaaaagaaagatggGAATGTATAGTCTTGTGCccaagaagaaaaataaagttttgaaacAACGcacagttctggagatgtttcAGCGTATGTCCCAGTCTCCACCCAACCCCCAG TCAAAGGAAACGGTGCATGTGAATGGCGAGAGAATAGAGAATGAGTCTGATGAAGAAGAGTCAGAGGAGGGAGAAGACACCGAGGAGGATGAGGAGCTGGTCAGAGTGGATGGAGCTAAATCCTCTCAGGAGGGACCGAAGATAGATTCAGTCTCTCAG CCTCTTGAAGAAGAACATGAGTCTGAGGAGTCACCAGAGGGTGAAGAGGAAGGGGATGAATCAGACTTG AGTTCAGAGTCCAGTctgaaaaagaaatggaaaaagaaaGTCAAGGGGGACCATGCCTGGCTCCGACCATCAAGGAAGCGCAAGAGGAAATTGAAAGCGAAAACAGAAGGACTATCAG GAATGGAGTCCCAGTCTCAATCTGAGAGCCAGAGCTCCCCATCAGCCCTTTCTGAGAACAGGAAAGAGTATAAAGAAGTCCCATTAGACTCCCTCAACCTAGCAGCACAGGAAGCCTTACTGACATCTCAGAGTACAG CTGTTTCAGGGTCAGTGGAGAGCACCGACACCGACATGGTGCAGGAACTGCCCCTTTGCAGCTGTCGAATGGAGATGCCCAAGAGCCGAGAGATTCTCACACTTGCGGACAGGAAGTGTATGGCCACGGAGAGCATTGATGGCCAG GGCGTCTTCATGGAGTGTCAGCCAGAGGTGAACATCTCCCACCGGTTTCATCGAGCCTGTGCCTCGGTGCTCAACGGTCAGAGCTTTTGTCCACACTGTGGAGAGGAGGTCAGCAAGGCGAAAGAGGTCACCATTGCCAAGGCCGATACGACATCTACTGTGCCTCTCACCCACGGCTCCTGCAAACCCAGCACCTCAGAGGGCAAAGCAGACACCACCACTGGAGG GTCCACTCGGCACGCTATTCTTGGAGAGGGCAAAGCAGATAGCACCTTACACAAACTTCCACAGACACAGGACACATCTGTGTCACCTTTGGGCTTCAGAACCGGACCTGTAGTTGGATCTGGaaccggacctccaccaggaccGCCTAAGGAAACTCTGGAAAGTGTCCTGCTGGCTCTAGATGCAGAGAA ACCCAAGAAGCTTCGGTTTCACCCAAAACAgctgtacatttctgccaaacAAGGGGAGCTCCAGAAGGTCCTATTGATGTTGG TGGATGGGATAGACCCTAACTTTAAAATGGAGAGCCAAAACAAACGCACACCGCTCCATGTAGCAGCTGAAGCAGGTCATCAGGAAGTCTGCCATATGCTGGTGCAG GCTGGTGCAAACCTTGACATGTGTGATGAAGACCAGCGGACTCCCCTGATGGAGGCCTGTGAGAACAATCATCTTGACACAGTGCGCTATCTTCTGCGGGCAGGAGCCATCGTCTCTCACAAG gatGTTGAAGGTTCAACATGTCTCCATCTTGCTGCTAAGACTGGACATTTTGGCATTGTACAACATTTGCTGTCTACAGGCCTTGTAGATATAAACTGCCAG GATGATGGAGGTTGGACAGCCATGATTTGGGCCACGGAGTACAAACATGTAGACCAAGTAAAACTGTTGCTCTCCAAAGGGGCTGACATCAACATCCGAGACAAG GAGGAAAATATCTGTCTACACTGGGCGGCATTCTCTGGCTGTGTGGAGATAGCTGAGATCCTGCTGGATGCAAAGTGTGATCTGAACGCCGTCAACATTCACGGAGACTCGCCGATGCACATAGCGTCACGGGAGAGCCGACTCGACTGTGTGAA CTTGTTTCTGTCACGAGGTGCTGACATAAGTCTTAAGAACAAAGAGGGAGAAACGCCCATGGAGTGCTCCAGCCAGAACTCGAAGGTTTGGACGACCCTTCAAGCCAGCAAAAAGCAGAGAGAAGCTAACATCAACCAGACTGACCCTGTAGAGAAGCTTCTCAACAG GGACATCGCCAGAGGCTACGAGAAAGTCCCCATCTCGTGTGTGAATGCGGTGGATAGCGAACCCTGTCCTGACAACTACAAATACGTCCCTGATAGCTGTGTGACGTCACCAATGAACATTGACAAAAATATCACCCACTTGCAG TACTGCGTCTGTAAAGACGATTGCTCCTCAGCTAGCTGCATGTGTGGACAACTCAGCCTGCGCTGCTGGTATGATAAA GAGAGCCGTCTACTGCCTGAGTTCTGCAATGAGGAGCCACCTCTTATATTTGAGTGCAACCATGCCTGCTCGTGCTGGAGAACATGCAAAAACCGTGTGGTACAGAACGGACTGAG GATAAGACTGCAGTTGTTCAGGACGCAAATGATGGGATGGGGTGTCAAGACGTTACAGGATATCCCGCAAGGAACATTTGTTTGCGA ATATGTTGGTGAGATCATCTCTGATGCCGAAGCAGATGTCAGAGAGAATGACTCCTATCTTTTCAGTCTGGACAGCAAG GTGGGTGATATGTACTGCGTTGATGCGCGTTTCTATGGCAACATCAGCCGCTTCATAAACCATCACTGTGAGCCGAATCTGTTTCCCTGTCGAGTGTTCACCTCTCACCAGGACCTCAGATTTCCTCACATCGCGTTCTTCGCCTGCAAGAACATCAGTGCCGGAGACGAACTTGG GTTTGATTACGGTGATCACTTCTGGGATGTAAAAGGGAAGCTGTTCAGATGCCAGTGTGGCTCGTCCAAATGCAAGCACTCAGCCACTGCCGTCGCCCAGAGACAGGCAGACAGTACGCCGGGAGACCAGCAGCCCAGCACCCTGCCCGATACCAGCTCGTCCACCCCATCCAGCCCCAGCTAA
- the LOC127941610 gene encoding histone-lysine N-methyltransferase EHMT1-like isoform X5, which produces MQPSSLANGNSGKRESMKSEGTKESRTDQEEGGDEDHLNGQADPLRETTELNGTYENMDTKRTEQNQSAQGSPARSSTMENGLSETKPPHGSTVGSNGYILSKQQEDTVSAPHRTNWSPIGGSTLGHGTKSSPTSASTLRSPDQGSSNSAASPGPSPSERQPETETKNGIVSNTSPPTIHRARKTMSRPASNQTLKLLNRENKEPVMVKDDSLGKPEAVQPPPSPIQNQLPQSQTDTTSVLNTTPAKPQTVEPRPVSPSVAAVSRKKKRKMGMYSLVPKKKNKVLKQRTVLEMFQRMSQSPPNPQSKETVHVNGERIENESDEEESEEGEDTEEDEELVRVDGAKSSQEGPKIDSVSQPLEEEHESEESPEGEEEGDESDLSSESSLKKKWKKKVKGDHAWLRPSRKRKRKLKAKTEGLSGMESQSQSESQSSPSALSENRKEYKEVPLDSLNLAAQEALLTSQSTAVSGSVESTDTDMVQELPLCSCRMEMPKSREILTLADRKCMATESIDGQLSRCQSAVLKHEMMRPSNSVQLLVLCEDHRTGMVKHQCCPGCGFFCRAGVFMECQPEVNISHRFHRACASVLNGQSFCPHCGEEVSKAKEVTIAKADTTSTVPLTHGSCKPSTSEGKADTTTGGSTRHAILGEGKADSTLHKLPQTQDTSVSPLGFRTGPVVGSGTGPPPGPPKETLESVLLALDAEKPKKLRFHPKQLYISAKQGELQKVLLMLVDGIDPNFKMESQNKRTPLHVAAEAGHQEVCHMLVQAGANLDMCDEDQRTPLMEACENNHLDTVRYLLRAGAIVSHKDVEGSTCLHLAAKTGHFGIVQHLLSTGLVDINCQDDGGWTAMIWATEYKHVDQVKLLLSKGADINIRDKEENICLHWAAFSGCVEIAEILLDAKCDLNAVNIHGDSPMHIASRESRLDCVNLFLSRGADISLKNKEGETPMECSSQNSKVWTTLQASKKQREANINQTDPVEKLLNRDIARGYEKVPISCVNAVDSEPCPDNYKYVPDSCVTSPMNIDKNITHLQYCVCKDDCSSASCMCGQLSLRCWYDKESRLLPEFCNEEPPLIFECNHACSCWRTCKNRVVQNGLRIRLQLFRTQMMGWGVKTLQDIPQGTFVCEYVGEIISDAEADVRENDSYLFSLDSKVGDMYCVDARFYGNISRFINHHCEPNLFPCRVFTSHQDLRFPHIAFFACKNISAGDELGFDYGDHFWDVKGKLFRCQCGSSKCKHSATAVAQRQADSTPGDQQPSTLPDTSSSTPSSPS; this is translated from the exons ATGCAG CCCTCCAGTTTGGCCAATGGGAATTCAGGCAAGAGGGAAAGTATGAAGTCCGAGGGGACAAAAGAGTCTCGCACTGATCAAGAGGAGG GAGGAGATGAAGATCACTTGAACGGGCAAGCCGACCCTCTCAGAGAGACCACTGAGCTGAATGGGACTTATGAAAATATGGACACAAAGAGAACTGAACAGAACCAGTCTGCACAAGGGTCCCCAGCCCGATCCTCAACCATGGAGAATGGACTGTCAGAGACCAAGCCGCCCCACGGCTCTACAGTGGGCAGTAATGGATATATTCTAAGCAAACAGCAGGAAGACACAGTGTCAGCCCCACACAGGACTAACTGGTCTCCCATTGGGGGTTCCACATTGGGGCATGGGACTAAAAGCTCGCCAACTTCAGCTTCAACATTGCGATCCCCAGATCAGGGTTCTTCAAACAGTGCTGCAAGCCCAGGGCCGAGCCCATCAGAGAGACAACCGGAAACAGAGACTAAAAACGGCATAGTATCGAATACATCGCCACCAACAATACATCGCGCACGCAAAACTATGTCAAGGCCGGCCTCAAACCAGACACTAAAG CTTTTGAATAGGGAAAATAAGGAGCCAGTCATGGTGAAAGATGACAGTCTGGGTAAACCAGAGGCAGTGCAGCCTCCGCCATCTCCAATCCAGAATCAGCTACCTCAAAGCCAAACTGACACCACATCTGTACTGAACACCACACCAGCAAAGCCACAAACAG TTGAACCCAGACCTGTCTCTCCCTCAGTAGCAGCCGTGTCaaggaagaagaaaagaaagatggGAATGTATAGTCTTGTGCccaagaagaaaaataaagttttgaaacAACGcacagttctggagatgtttcAGCGTATGTCCCAGTCTCCACCCAACCCCCAG TCAAAGGAAACGGTGCATGTGAATGGCGAGAGAATAGAGAATGAGTCTGATGAAGAAGAGTCAGAGGAGGGAGAAGACACCGAGGAGGATGAGGAGCTGGTCAGAGTGGATGGAGCTAAATCCTCTCAGGAGGGACCGAAGATAGATTCAGTCTCTCAG CCTCTTGAAGAAGAACATGAGTCTGAGGAGTCACCAGAGGGTGAAGAGGAAGGGGATGAATCAGACTTG AGTTCAGAGTCCAGTctgaaaaagaaatggaaaaagaaaGTCAAGGGGGACCATGCCTGGCTCCGACCATCAAGGAAGCGCAAGAGGAAATTGAAAGCGAAAACAGAAGGACTATCAG GAATGGAGTCCCAGTCTCAATCTGAGAGCCAGAGCTCCCCATCAGCCCTTTCTGAGAACAGGAAAGAGTATAAAGAAGTCCCATTAGACTCCCTCAACCTAGCAGCACAGGAAGCCTTACTGACATCTCAGAGTACAG CTGTTTCAGGGTCAGTGGAGAGCACCGACACCGACATGGTGCAGGAACTGCCCCTTTGCAGCTGTCGAATGGAGATGCCCAAGAGCCGAGAGATTCTCACACTTGCGGACAGGAAGTGTATGGCCACGGAGAGCATTGATGGCCAG CTGAGCCGTTGTCAGAGTGCAGTGCTGAAGCACGAGATGATGAGGCCTTCAAACTCTGTCCAACTGCTGGTATTGTGTGAGGACCATCGTACGGGGATGGTCAAACATCAGTGCTGCCCAGGCTGTGGCTTCTTTTGCAGAGCC GGCGTCTTCATGGAGTGTCAGCCAGAGGTGAACATCTCCCACCGGTTTCATCGAGCCTGTGCCTCGGTGCTCAACGGTCAGAGCTTTTGTCCACACTGTGGAGAGGAGGTCAGCAAGGCGAAAGAGGTCACCATTGCCAAGGCCGATACGACATCTACTGTGCCTCTCACCCACGGCTCCTGCAAACCCAGCACCTCAGAGGGCAAAGCAGACACCACCACTGGAGG GTCCACTCGGCACGCTATTCTTGGAGAGGGCAAAGCAGATAGCACCTTACACAAACTTCCACAGACACAGGACACATCTGTGTCACCTTTGGGCTTCAGAACCGGACCTGTAGTTGGATCTGGaaccggacctccaccaggaccGCCTAAGGAAACTCTGGAAAGTGTCCTGCTGGCTCTAGATGCAGAGAA ACCCAAGAAGCTTCGGTTTCACCCAAAACAgctgtacatttctgccaaacAAGGGGAGCTCCAGAAGGTCCTATTGATGTTGG TGGATGGGATAGACCCTAACTTTAAAATGGAGAGCCAAAACAAACGCACACCGCTCCATGTAGCAGCTGAAGCAGGTCATCAGGAAGTCTGCCATATGCTGGTGCAG GCTGGTGCAAACCTTGACATGTGTGATGAAGACCAGCGGACTCCCCTGATGGAGGCCTGTGAGAACAATCATCTTGACACAGTGCGCTATCTTCTGCGGGCAGGAGCCATCGTCTCTCACAAG gatGTTGAAGGTTCAACATGTCTCCATCTTGCTGCTAAGACTGGACATTTTGGCATTGTACAACATTTGCTGTCTACAGGCCTTGTAGATATAAACTGCCAG GATGATGGAGGTTGGACAGCCATGATTTGGGCCACGGAGTACAAACATGTAGACCAAGTAAAACTGTTGCTCTCCAAAGGGGCTGACATCAACATCCGAGACAAG GAGGAAAATATCTGTCTACACTGGGCGGCATTCTCTGGCTGTGTGGAGATAGCTGAGATCCTGCTGGATGCAAAGTGTGATCTGAACGCCGTCAACATTCACGGAGACTCGCCGATGCACATAGCGTCACGGGAGAGCCGACTCGACTGTGTGAA CTTGTTTCTGTCACGAGGTGCTGACATAAGTCTTAAGAACAAAGAGGGAGAAACGCCCATGGAGTGCTCCAGCCAGAACTCGAAGGTTTGGACGACCCTTCAAGCCAGCAAAAAGCAGAGAGAAGCTAACATCAACCAGACTGACCCTGTAGAGAAGCTTCTCAACAG GGACATCGCCAGAGGCTACGAGAAAGTCCCCATCTCGTGTGTGAATGCGGTGGATAGCGAACCCTGTCCTGACAACTACAAATACGTCCCTGATAGCTGTGTGACGTCACCAATGAACATTGACAAAAATATCACCCACTTGCAG TACTGCGTCTGTAAAGACGATTGCTCCTCAGCTAGCTGCATGTGTGGACAACTCAGCCTGCGCTGCTGGTATGATAAA GAGAGCCGTCTACTGCCTGAGTTCTGCAATGAGGAGCCACCTCTTATATTTGAGTGCAACCATGCCTGCTCGTGCTGGAGAACATGCAAAAACCGTGTGGTACAGAACGGACTGAG GATAAGACTGCAGTTGTTCAGGACGCAAATGATGGGATGGGGTGTCAAGACGTTACAGGATATCCCGCAAGGAACATTTGTTTGCGA ATATGTTGGTGAGATCATCTCTGATGCCGAAGCAGATGTCAGAGAGAATGACTCCTATCTTTTCAGTCTGGACAGCAAG GTGGGTGATATGTACTGCGTTGATGCGCGTTTCTATGGCAACATCAGCCGCTTCATAAACCATCACTGTGAGCCGAATCTGTTTCCCTGTCGAGTGTTCACCTCTCACCAGGACCTCAGATTTCCTCACATCGCGTTCTTCGCCTGCAAGAACATCAGTGCCGGAGACGAACTTGG GTTTGATTACGGTGATCACTTCTGGGATGTAAAAGGGAAGCTGTTCAGATGCCAGTGTGGCTCGTCCAAATGCAAGCACTCAGCCACTGCCGTCGCCCAGAGACAGGCAGACAGTACGCCGGGAGACCAGCAGCCCAGCACCCTGCCCGATACCAGCTCGTCCACCCCATCCAGCCCCAGCTAA